The stretch of DNA TTTGTCCTTCATTCGGTTAAAGACAATTTTTTTTATCTTTCGTCCCTTCAGAGAACCCATTTATAAATAGCTTTGGCAACTCCGTCCTCTTCGTTTGTTGAGGTAATCCAGTCGGCAGATTCTTTCACAATGTCCTGAGCATTCCCCATCGCTACACCGATTCCCGCTTCTTTAATCATCATTAAATCATTCATACTATCCCCAACAGCCATAACATTTTTCATCTCAATATCCAAGCGGCTGCAAACCATTCTTAGCCCTTTCGCTTTATTAATACCCACAGGATTCACTTCAATATTCTTTAAAGTTGAATTAGTTAGTTCAAACTCACCTTTTGCTTCAAGCTCTTGTTTAATGAGCTCTCTTGTTGCGTCATCGTCAATAGTAAACCCAAATTTTAACCACTCGATACTATGTAGGTCCTCAGGCATTTCATTATGCCAGCTGCGTTCTGTACTGATTGCCCAAAATTTCGTTTGATGATGTTTTGTAAGTTCCCACATCCATTGGATCAGCTCAGAGTTCACCAAGTTTCTTTCCACTAATTCCCGTTTATCATCCCAAACTTCACTGCCATTTACTGTTACTAAATAAGAGGTGAGCTCAAGTGATTCGGAATGCTCCCGACTTGTATGAAAGGAGCGTCCGGTACTTAATACAACAGCTATCCCCTTTTCCTGTGCCTCCTTAATCGCCTTGCGGTTGGCATCAGATATCTGGCCTTTTTTATTCAAAAGAGTGCCATCCATATCGAGTGCGACAAGTTTGATCTCAACATCATTTAAAAAATTATCCATATGTATGAATTCTCCTTTCGCCCTTTTACCTTACTAGGGTAACACCTTTTGCTTAAAATAATCAAAACTTTAGGTTTACATAATTATATTACATTAAACCACAAAAAGAACTCTTCTATGTTCGGAAGAGTTCTTTTTGTGGTTTATCTCTGAAATTGCACACGATGAAGGTTTGCAAAAATACCATCTTGTTCAATTAGCTCATCATGACGACCTTCCTCTGCAATCCCATCTTCTGTTACTACAATTATGCGATCG from Bacillus sp. SLBN-46 encodes:
- a CDS encoding Cof-type HAD-IIB family hydrolase; this translates as MDNFLNDVEIKLVALDMDGTLLNKKGQISDANRKAIKEAQEKGIAVVLSTGRSFHTSREHSESLELTSYLVTVNGSEVWDDKRELVERNLVNSELIQWMWELTKHHQTKFWAISTERSWHNEMPEDLHSIEWLKFGFTIDDDATRELIKQELEAKGEFELTNSTLKNIEVNPVGINKAKGLRMVCSRLDIEMKNVMAVGDSMNDLMMIKEAGIGVAMGNAQDIVKESADWITSTNEEDGVAKAIYKWVL